One window of Sphingobacteriales bacterium genomic DNA carries:
- a CDS encoding wax ester/triacylglycerol synthase family O-acyltransferase — MKQLSTLDATFYYLESHRTPMHVGGVYVFENPAPDKKFDFQNLKQYIGSRLLKFPVFRQRLVEVPLDLGHPYWFDDPDFELEFHISHVALPQPADTVELLQLASRFFSRPLDRQRALWEVLVVEGLQLDQETNNAFAIISKVHHAAIDGKSGVAIMELLFNSHADQEVILHLPPHKADRIPTNIELLIRNSGEAISTPFKVAQLIGKTIESLFKNNADKKIAAVQGKAPPAPFTAPRTLFNVPVTPHRIVAGVELELNRIKNIKNKVPGTTVNDVILAVCSGALRHYLLEKNDLPQKSLIAMAPVSIRDERNENAIGNHISAMLVSLSTDIASPLQRLKAINKSTVGSKVHQKAVKAEKLMDYIPSQLDALAARLYTRMKIGELHKPVFNLVITNVPGPSRHMYMNGSRMLKNLAIAPLIDGLGLIITVFSYAGNVSIGLTSCREIMPDIKHFAGMFLTSLSELENEVAEQNHVIPDVKSGQPN, encoded by the coding sequence ATGAAACAACTCAGTACTTTAGATGCAACTTTCTATTATTTGGAATCGCATAGAACTCCGATGCATGTTGGCGGCGTATATGTTTTTGAAAATCCGGCTCCCGATAAAAAATTTGATTTTCAAAATTTGAAGCAATATATCGGTTCGCGGCTATTGAAATTTCCGGTTTTCAGACAAAGATTAGTGGAAGTGCCGTTGGATTTAGGTCATCCATATTGGTTTGATGATCCTGATTTTGAACTCGAATTTCATATCTCCCATGTTGCTTTACCACAACCTGCCGATACTGTTGAATTGCTTCAATTGGCTTCGAGGTTTTTCAGCCGTCCACTTGACAGGCAACGGGCACTTTGGGAGGTTTTGGTGGTTGAAGGTTTGCAATTAGATCAGGAAACCAATAATGCCTTTGCCATTATCAGCAAAGTTCATCATGCTGCCATAGATGGCAAATCGGGAGTGGCAATTATGGAACTCTTATTTAATTCACATGCTGATCAGGAAGTAATTCTTCACCTTCCTCCTCATAAAGCAGATAGAATTCCTACGAATATAGAATTATTAATCCGGAATTCGGGAGAGGCTATTTCTACTCCCTTTAAAGTGGCGCAACTCATTGGGAAAACAATTGAAAGTCTGTTTAAAAACAATGCAGACAAAAAAATTGCTGCGGTACAGGGAAAAGCACCTCCGGCACCTTTCACCGCACCCCGAACTTTATTTAATGTGCCGGTTACGCCACACCGTATAGTTGCAGGAGTTGAACTTGAACTCAACCGCATCAAAAACATCAAAAACAAAGTGCCGGGAACTACTGTCAATGATGTTATTTTAGCGGTTTGTTCAGGGGCGTTAAGACATTACCTTTTAGAGAAAAATGACCTGCCCCAGAAATCACTGATAGCAATGGCACCGGTTTCGATAAGAGATGAAAGAAATGAAAACGCTATTGGTAATCATATTTCGGCGATGTTAGTTTCGCTTTCTACCGATATAGCTTCCCCGCTTCAACGTTTAAAGGCGATAAACAAAAGTACCGTTGGGTCTAAAGTTCACCAGAAAGCGGTTAAAGCCGAGAAGTTGATGGATTATATACCTTCGCAGTTAGATGCACTTGCTGCCAGGTTATATACACGAATGAAAATAGGGGAGCTTCATAAACCTGTGTTTAACCTGGTAATTACCAATGTGCCCGGTCCTTCCAGACACATGTATATGAACGGGTCGAGAATGTTGAAAAATCTTGCAATTGCCCCTCTGATTGATGGACTTGGTCTGATTATTACTGTGTTCAGTTATGCAGGAAACGTTTCTATCGGATTGACTTCGTGTCGTGAAATTATGCCCGATATCAAACATTTTGCCGGAATGTTTCTTACATCCCTTTCAGAACTTGAAAACGAAGTGGCTGAACAAAATCATGTGATACCGGATGTCAAATCAGGACAGCCAAATTAG